A single region of the Sorghum bicolor cultivar BTx623 chromosome 7, Sorghum_bicolor_NCBIv3, whole genome shotgun sequence genome encodes:
- the LOC8083535 gene encoding pentatricopeptide repeat-containing protein At5g65560: MPSPAPTALPRLLAAISAAASSPTDLRRLSRLILSPSAPLPPIRCLNTLLMALARQGMLSDMESLAARMPARNLHTYTTLINAYCLAGDLPAAKRHLSSLLRAGLAPDSHAYTSFVLGYCRTGLLAHACRLFLLMPLRGCARTPFTYAALLQGLCGSGMVREAMAVFAGMRPDGCAPDSHVYSTMVHGLCGAGRAGEAVALLTEAMEKGFVPNVAVYNALIDGYCSTGDLELAVDVFKGMQSKGCLPNVRTYTELICGFCKSGKVERAMVLYSRMVEAGLAPNVVTYTTLIQGQCNEGHLEHAFRLLHSMEASGLLPNEWTCLVLIDALCKRGRIEEAQQFLGSLVQKGIKVNQVIYTSMIDALCKAGNFDGARNLMQKMVTEGFVPDAHTYSSLIDGLCRENKLSEAISLLDDMIENGVQANAVPFTILIDKHVRKFGSDSQKMISDRMAVVGVKPDVVTYTVFIRSYCQEGRMEDAESMMVQMIDHGVRPNLATYNTLIKGYANLGLVSQAFSSFKNMVDNGCRPNDESYTVLLGLLLKKNSYHDLVANSISVWKIVDMKVLEELLEEVIKLQCTSASYIYDCLIRCLCKVDRLEEAKSFLVGMLSANLTPSEDVYTCMIECCYRMKLLKEALRFLDSMVERGYLPRLESYRFIICALCEEGSFHTAKSIFGDILSKEYNCDEIVWKILIDGLLQNGNTADCSRLLSFMEERNCRPSSAIYARLTGEITVTSEAQEIAT; encoded by the coding sequence ATGCCCTCGCCCGCGCCCACGGCGCTGCCCCGTCTCCTCGCTGCcatctccgccgccgcctcctcgcccACAGACCTCCGCCGCCTCTCCCGCCTCATCCTCTCCCCCTCCGCGCCTCTGCCCCCCATCCGGTGCCTCAACACCCTCCTCATGGCGCTCGCCCGCCAGGGCATGCTCTCGGACATGGAGTCGCTCGCCGCCCGCATGCCCGCCCGCAACCTCCACACCTACACCACCCTCATCAACGCTTATTGCCTCGCCGGCGACCTCCCCGCCGCCAAGCGCCACCTGTCCTCCCTCCTGCGCGCCGGCCTCGCGCCGGACTCCCACGCCTACACGTCCTTCGTCCTCGGGTACTGCCGCACGGGGCTGCTCGCGCACGCCTGCCGACTGTTCTTGCTAATGCCGCTGcgggggtgcgcccgcaccccGTTCACGTACGCGGCCCTGCTCCAGGGGCTATGTGGCTCTGGGATGGTGCGCGAGGCGATGGCGGTTTTCGCTGGGATGCGGCCTGATGGCTGTGCCCCTGATTCGCACGTCTACAGCACAATGGTGCACGGGTTATGTGGGGCAGGACGAGCTGGAGAGGCAGTTGCTCTGCTCACAGAGGCAATGGAGAAGGGATTTGTGCCGAATGTTGCTGTATACAATGCTTTGATCGATGGCTACTGCAGTACTGGGGACTTGGAGCTCGCAGTTGACGTCTTCAAGGGGATGCAGAGTAAAGGGTGCTTGCCGAACGTCCGCACTTATACTGAGCTGATATGTGGGTTTTGCAAGTCGGGGAAAGTAGAGAGGGCCATGGTACTATACAGTCGGATGGTTGAAGCAGGTTTAGCTCCAAATGTGGTGACATACACAACCTTAATTCAGGGGCAGTGCAACGAGGGGCACTTGGAACATGCTTTTAGGCTGCTTCATTCCATGGAGGCTAGTGGGCTGCTCCCTAATGAGTGGACTTGCTTAGTGCTGATTGATGCTTTGTGCAAACGTGGGAGAATTGAGGAAGCTCAGCAGTTTCTTGGGTCTCTTGTTCAGAAGGGAATTAAGGTGAATCAGGTTATCTACACCAGTATGATAGATGCATTGTGCAAGGCGGGGAACTTTGATGGTGCTCGTAATCTGATGCAGAAAATGGTCACAGAAGGGTTTGTGCCAGACGCCCACACATACAGTTCGCTTATTGATGGACTATGCAGGGAAAATAAGCTGTCGGAAGCAATATCGCTGTTGGATGATATGATTGAGAATGGAGTACAAGCCAATGCCGTACCATTTACCATTCTAATTGATAAGCATGTCAGGAAGTTTGGGTCTGATTCCCAAAAAATGATATCTGATaggatggctgtggtaggtgttAAGCCTGACGTTGTCACTTATACAGTATTTATACGCTCCTATTGTCAAGagggaaggatggaagatgctGAATCCATGATGGTTCAGATGATCGATCATGGTGTTCGCCCTAATTTAGCCACATATAACACATTGATTAAAGGATACGCAAATCTTGGGCTAGTCAGTCAAGCATTTTCATCTTTTAAGAACATGGTTGATAATGGATGCAGGCCAAATGACGAGTCTTACACAGTTCTCCTTGGACTGCTACTAAAGAAAAATTCATACCATGACTTAGTTGCCAATTCTATTAGTGTATGGAAAATAGTTGACATGAAAGTTCTCGAGGAACTTTTGGAGGAGGTGATTAAGCTTCAGTGCACCTCAGCCAGCTATATTTATGATTGTCTTATTAGATGTTTGTGCAAAGTtgatagattggaggaagcaaaaagttttcttgTAGGGATGCTGAGTGCTAACTTGACCCCAAGTGAGGATGTATATACTTGTATGATAGAATGTTGCTACAGAATGAAACTGCTAAAAGAAGCTTTAAGGTTTCTTGATTCAATGGTGGAAAGAGGCTATCTACCACGTTTAGAATCTTATAGGTTTATTATTTGTGCTCTTTGTGAGGAGGGAAGCTTTCATACTGCTAAAAGCATTTTTGGTGACATATTATCAAAGGAATACAACTGTGATGAGATTGTTTGGAAGATCTTGATTGATGGCTTATTACAAAACGGAAACACTGCTGACTGCTCCCGTCTGCTATCGTTCATGGAGGAACGGAATTGCCGTCCTAGTTCTGCAATATATGCTAGGCTTACTGGTGAAATAACAGTTACAAGTGAAGCTCAGGAAATTGCTACATGA